The following proteins are encoded in a genomic region of Synechococcus sp. CBW1002:
- a CDS encoding IS5 family transposase, whose protein sequence is MPAVGQRGFWDEQQRVAKLQEKKPVLKRLSDSIPWDKFQPILDQGYAQDRKSNAGRKRIDPLILFKMLVLQQLFNLSDDELEFQVNDRRSFEEFVGLGVMNNIPDATTVALFRERLRKAGVIGELFEMFEAYLRSQGLQARGGQIIDATLVPVPKQRNTRDENKEIKAGRLPEGWEENPDRLRQKDLDARWVKKNGINYFGYKNSICIDVDHGFIRRYAITPANIHDSQMLPRLLDPENEHDYVWADSAYSGECFEDLLSLGRFESLIHDKGARNHPLSAAAKDLNRVKSAIRACVEHVFGCMTMSMGGKLTRKIGLARNEAWWGLKNLAFNFLRYLQRISHAPVVA, encoded by the coding sequence ATGCCAGCGGTGGGCCAAAGAGGTTTTTGGGACGAACAGCAAAGGGTCGCAAAGCTCCAGGAGAAGAAGCCGGTTCTCAAGCGGCTGTCTGATTCGATCCCATGGGATAAATTCCAGCCGATACTTGACCAAGGATACGCGCAGGATCGCAAGAGCAATGCAGGGCGTAAGCGGATTGATCCGCTGATCCTTTTCAAGATGCTTGTTCTCCAGCAGCTATTTAACCTCAGCGATGACGAGCTTGAGTTCCAGGTGAATGACAGGCGTTCCTTTGAGGAGTTTGTGGGACTGGGTGTGATGAACAACATTCCTGACGCAACCACAGTCGCCTTGTTCAGGGAGAGGCTGCGCAAAGCAGGAGTGATTGGGGAGCTCTTCGAGATGTTCGAGGCATACCTCCGCTCACAGGGACTCCAAGCCCGTGGTGGTCAGATTATTGATGCGACTCTCGTACCTGTTCCCAAACAGCGCAACACCCGTGACGAGAACAAGGAAATCAAAGCTGGTAGGCTGCCGGAAGGCTGGGAAGAAAACCCAGATCGCCTGCGGCAGAAGGATCTAGACGCTCGCTGGGTTAAAAAGAACGGCATCAACTACTTCGGTTACAAGAACAGCATCTGCATTGACGTCGACCATGGCTTTATCCGCCGATATGCTATTACACCTGCCAATATTCATGACAGTCAGATGCTTCCACGGCTGCTGGATCCGGAGAATGAACATGATTATGTCTGGGCAGACTCAGCTTATTCAGGTGAGTGCTTTGAAGATCTGCTGAGCTTGGGGCGCTTCGAAAGCTTGATCCACGATAAGGGCGCTCGCAATCACCCGCTCAGCGCCGCCGCCAAGGACCTTAATCGCGTCAAGTCAGCCATTAGAGCTTGTGTGGAGCATGTCTTCGGCTGCATGACAATGTCAATGGGTGGGAAGCTGACGCGAAAGATTGGGCTGGCAAGGAACGAGGCATGGTGGGGGCTCAAGAATCTGGCCTTCAACTTCCTTCGCTATCTTCAGCGCATCAGCCATGCACCAGTGGTGGCATGA